The Citrus sinensis cultivar Valencia sweet orange chromosome 4, DVS_A1.0, whole genome shotgun sequence DNA segment AGGGGCCTAAGCCAAAGGCAAAGAGTAAGAGCTTGAAATTGGCAAGCCAAGCAATGAAAAATGCTGTGGTGCCACCAATATGAACAGAAGTGAGACAAAGCGGAAGATAAAGGAAGATACATACAACTGGGATTAGACAAATGAGTCTTTTGATGCCTTTGGAGGCCATTTTACCAATGGCATAGCAATAGTATAAAGATATTGTAACCGAGAGCCATACctttatgaaatttttcatCTCGCCCTCCATTGATCTCGAATGTTCGTCTGATCTTCTacctttcctttcttttcttcgGATCTATATTAACTAATCATGCTTTTTGGCTTGATCGATgggcactttttttttttctaggtAGAAGAAGACTAtactttctttaattttcttctttgggATCCAAGAGTCATGAAAGCGGACcctatggtattttatattatttagtttaataaacTTATAAACACCATCTTTCAGCTCCTGATATATAAAAGGCAATgttcacttttcttttctattgaGGTTGGCTTGAAATTGTCGAAGCATTTTGATATATACAGTAGGTCTAATATCAGAAGTTTGATGATGATTGGAGTGCatattctgatttttttttcttttttattaattattattgctttttgAGTAGTGAGCATCATCACATCACGCACATCTTTTCTCAGCTTCCAGTTTTTGactttgtattttttgattggaaaatgaattttaatgaAACTGGGTACACGATTCTAGCTCATGTGAATTCtggatttgtttaattattgaagtaaaaacacaaaaaaaaaattgtcccTGCTTTCTCTGCCTTTCTCAAATATCATtatcttttcaaattaaaatcaagGTCAAGCAACTTGCGGCTTTCAATGTGTGATAGTTCCCTAATTGAAACTAtcacaaaattattcaattatttctcTTTGCCTTAAGGAGGTCATTGGCACACtgtaaattaaacaaaattaattttgacaatttagaaaaagaagtttataattttaggtTGACAATACAAATCAAAAAATGATTGTTTACCTTGGCATAATCTTATTCAAAATGGATTAGTACTAGtacatatttattaaacttgaaattaacaaaaaccGAACGAACAAGTATGTCAAGGTTAATAAGGAAATTAATGCATAATATCTGAACATATGTCATGATTACCGACACCAAACGACATACTGTTTTTTGACGAATAATACCCGAACCggattttctattaattttttttttcaaatatacgATCCGTATTTGATATTGCAACCTAAAATGGATTAGGAAACTAAACTGCGTTAGGAAACATAATAGTTTCCTTGACAAACAAGGAATTCTCTGCCActacaaaagtaaataagTACTCAGCTGCCCGATCTACAGATTGCTGCTTGCTTTAAGGTTCCCGATCAATTAAAGAGCAAAAGGAAATCAATGGAAGAAGCAACGAGTTTCTTGTTCGATATGTGGCAGGAGCATGGCAAAGACGTTGCTCCACCAAAACCAGATCAGCCGGCTACCTTTTTTGTtaagttttatgttaattttgtaGTGGAATACCTTCCACATCGCTGCCACATGAATGTACGTTCAGTGAAGGAGACAGACTTTCTTGCTCGAACTATTCTGCTTGATGAAATCAACACGGTTCATGATAACATGTTCATCCGTATGTTGGAGTTGATGCCGCTCACTGAAGTTGATAAAGAGAGCATCAAAAAGATGGTTGCAACAAAAGCTAAGTTGGTGGACAATGACCCTCGAAATACTGCCCGTGATTGCATACCTGTTGTAATGTCGCTTAGGGTCTTTTACAAGAAGCCGTACACTCAAGGTTTAGACCTTGCTTGGACTGAGAGATTGGGCAGATCAATTCACAACAGCGTTCCTGCTTTAGAATCAGCTGTTGGGGATTTAGATAATGTGGTTTATGAAAAGGGTTCTTGCCTGGAGGACCAGTGTGCTATTTGCTTGGGAGGGTTTTGTGACGGAGAGGAGATTACTCGGCTGCCTTGCTTCCATGATTTCCATGGAGCCTGTTTAGAAAAATGGCTGGATAAGAGTCACCTGTGTCCATTCTGCCGGTTTCCCTTGCCAGTTTGCCGAGACACAGAGGCCTTCTGGCCACGAAAGATACTTAAATCAAGAAAGAGAGTTGGGATGCCATACCGGCATCGCGTTCCTGCCGTTCGTACTAGGCCAGATGGTGTCTTATAGAATTAATAGAAGGAATTTCTTTCGACAACACATGAATTTTTCCTTCCTTGcatctatctatatatatttagggCGAATGTTGCACCTTCTGATGTTCctggaaattttcttttcgtACTCTGCTTGTTAATGGCACGCCCATAGAATTACTCTGTCTTTATGTTACACAAAATTTGCAGCTCTCCATGTGGCGATGCAATTTTGACATactgatttgtttatttgaaaatttattcaaccaaagaattaataacaacaaacGATCGCTTGTTTTGTTCACTGGTCAATTAGGTTCTCTGTAGATGGCGCCGCAAGTAAAAAGAAGTTTATTTGAAGCATCAACTTTTTGGAGCCAACGAACatgaaattttgagaaataacCATCAAATCAACCATTTCTGTTGCTTTATACAACAAATGTTTTTCACTATTTGAGTGCAAAAACAATGGTTTATAGGGATGCATTTTCGCCTAGGTACATTATGATTAAATTAGCACATCAAATTACCTTTCAAGGTCAAAGGAATATTGCCAACACCACGGATTATACCGAACAATTCAAAGAGGATTCAGTTTCCAATCAATTTGCAAGTGACTGCAATTACACACTTCTTTCACTCTATTTAGAGCAGTTTGCCTGTGTTGCAGCAGGTGAAGTGAGCTATCTTCACTCTTCTTCCTTTTACGGGGCAGTCTCCTCGAGATACTTTTCCACTTTGATTCAAACTCGCAGGCTACAAGTAGAAGATAAATGCTAAAGAATCAGTTGCATGAACCATTAAATAAGAAGATAGCATCATAGATCAAATTGTAATAGAAAGTCAAGCAACTACTCACTGCATCACCATCACTGACGGATCCTACCACCTAAACCACAATCTTTGCATATCATAAGAAGGATTAATTCAGGCAGACACTTCTACCTTGACAGTGCATCCACTACAAAATGgctgttatttaaatttttcgaTTGAACACGTTTCTATTCAATATATAGCTTTTTACAATAGATTAGAACTGAATGAAAATACCCATGGTAATCCGACTACCCTAATTTTTTGCTTCAAACACCATGCATATACTATCTTTGAGAGAATTTCTTGAATGTATAAATGAGAAACTTGGGGATTTCTTTTCATCTCGGACATTCTATACCGGTCATtattcaaggaaaaaaaaaatacattgtCATAAAGAGAGCTGCAAATTTTAAGGAACATCGGACCAACATAATTCTAAGGGCATGCCATGTTCACGAGCAAAGCACAAAAATAAAGTTTCCAGCAACATCAAAAGGTGCAAAATTTTTCACTAAACTTCAATTTTGAAGATGGTGGATATGAGATGATTACCATCACTTTGGTCATGAAAGCCTTGAattatgcatgcagaaatccATGGCCTTCCTGCTTGGGATGCTTTCGCACCACCTCTAAGTTCACCATTATGTTGTTTCAAACTGCGTAAGAGCTTCCAGTTTTCAGCAAAAACTGTCCATGTAAATATTGCGCCAATGATAAACAGAATAAAATATCTTGAAAATTCAGAGtaacaaaatataatcaaattgCAACTTTGAGCAGCAGCGAGATtctttacataataaaaacagaacaaaacacaacccatatttttttttggggggtgggggggtTGGTTGgggaggaaaaaagaaaaaggagccAATTTAATGGGACCCAGAAAAGCATAATTTTTCGAACAAGTTTGCCTGCAGATTTCCTCGTCAAACAGGAAGGCAAAAGAAATTGAACTACCCCAATTATACCCAATCAAATTAAGGATTAGAGAGAATGAAATCGTAAGAACAACAAAATCTGTGATTTGAgatcaaatccaaaatattagaattatACAGCATTCAACGAATTATCGGATACATAAATCTgaacaactaaaaaaaaacaattacaaatttcaaattagaCCCAGATAACCATTTTCTATGGCCATACGGAATAATGAGtcaaaaaagaattaaattgcAACTTACCGACGAGGAAAATTTGTGGTGGTACCGACGTAGGTCTTGATCGGCGGGTTGGTGGAGATGATAAGATACACACTCCATGACCTTGAGTTTGAATTTGGAGTCCGTTTTGACTGTGATTGTGATCTTATGGGTGTTGgggatgaagatgatgatgataatttcGAAGGGTTAGGGTTTCGATTCTTAACAGCGGGAAATTTCCCTGATAATGACATTGATACCATCCTCATCTCGTCAGATTCCTTAAAAACCCGTCCACTGCAATTTTGTAGCTTGTCAGATCCGCTAGTCTAACTCTGACCGTTGGCGcctttaaaattctgttacccctttttctttattttattttattttatttttcaatgaaaaCTGGACTTACtggataaattattaaacatcGAAACTAAACCTCCTTTATCTTTCAcacaagaaagaaaatttggtTGCTCCAGATTAAAGAGGTTTGAAATTCGTACTCTTCCAACTCCAGAATTAGAATATGGAGAATATTTCAAAAGCATAAATATCCGTGACATCTATGCATTAACAAGATGACGtggacaaaataatttatacaatgAATGCGTCTATTGAACGATTTCTTTTATATGATACATTTAAGAATCTACACcatctcccccccccccccccccccccccaaaacaaAGGAATAGTTAGCTCGGTCATCAAGAAGAGTTCATTTCTACTTTCCTGAAGCGAGATTTGATAAAAGAGCCAATCCAGTTCCAGAGTGAGAACCTGGATCCGTAGATGCGGACTCTGACTGATTTCTTTGATTCTTCTCTTACAAATTCCAAGTCCCTGGCAATGACAGACTGAAtgttttcttcatcatcaagcAGAGGTAATGCCACCGAACCTTGGGACTCCAAGTTTTTAATCCACCCACGTAGTAAGTAGTTCACAACCTATAAATGCGATGATAAAAGCAAATGTCAAATTACTAATCAGAAAAGCTCCCAATGAATGctaagaggaaaaaaatgctTGTCCCATTGAGTCCTACGACAATTGCTGGTTTTGTTCTCTGGTCATGAATTGGCAGTACAACAATGCAACGAAGTACTAAAATTTCTCCCCAAATGAATTCCTTATTATCTTTCAAGTTTACAAAATGGAGTCTCCTGGAGATTAAAAAACGAATAATACCAATTTACTGGAATGCTAAAACTTTTCACCTGCATACTCTCACTGTGTTCACTTCTATTCACACTCTATTCTTAAATTTCTACTACCACTATTCTTGCCCATATGTGAGATGGTGTTATTCCTCTTTCCCGAGTGACCAATTATCAACTATGCATCACCACAACTTGTCTAACTCTATCTGTTGATCTTGAGGAATTTAAACTGAGAAGATATCACAAAAGACCTGACATCTACATTTGCAAGACAGCAGAACAGCAAACCTGTAAGACTTTCATGCTAGTTACTACTTTTCACAGTCAAAGGAGACACAGAGAGCATACCTCAGGAACTTCATCATGAGGACAGTGACCAGCTGGGCTGATCTCATAGTAAGGAGCTTCAGGTACCTGCCTTTTCACCTGAAGACCCCATACAGGCTTCACCCAGGGGTCTTCTTTTCCGTATATGAGACAGATGGGAACACCATTCATCTGACACCTACCGAGGAAAGGAATTGGAAGTCCTTAACTTGGAGCAAAAGCAAACAGGGAATGCATAAGCAGAAGTTCTTTATATTGCAGCTGGAAATTTTGGTACTACCTACCTAGATAAAGCTTCCCTGAAGGATAGATTCCCCTGAGGAGCGAACATAATTGAGGCAAATGATGCTGCCGCCGCAGGATGTTGGGTTGTCTCAAGGATACGAGTGAAGACTGTGTCGACATTAGTAGCGTGGTCTGCATAAACCTGTTTCAGCACCTCTGCAATACTCTCAGGATCACTTATTTTCTGCCAACTGAAACCACAGAAGAAAGCAACAATAAATTAGAGTTTCGAAAAGAAACAAGGACTCTGCTTCTTCCAATTAATACTTAAACATCATATGACCTAACTGGCCAATAAATAGAATATCATACATGAATTCTATGAGCTTTCTCACACTAGCAGGCAGAGGAAATGTTCCGGACCATGGAAGTATCCTTGCCAGTTTTGGAGACCTTATTGGATTAGGTGAAAAACCCCAAAAAGGGGTGGCGTTGAGCAATGTAACACCCTTCACCAAGTGAGGGTTGCATGCAGCAAAGTAAACTGCAACAAATCCTCCAAGTGAGTTCCCCACAACATAGACGGGTTCACGAATGACCTCTTTTATGAAATAACAAACCTGATCCTGCCACAAATCCACCGAATAGGCAAGCTCACTTGCCCATGGCTGAGCTTTATCTCCGAAACCCCATAAAAAGTTCTTCTCTTCTGTGCTATCTCCTTCCTTAGAACGTGGAGTAGGATCCTCATCTGGTAGTGACATGCCTTGcccaagaaagtcaattgcCCACGCTCTATAATCCTTTCCTAAATCTTTTAGTTGCTTCTCATAATGAAAAGAACCAACACCAAAGCCAGGAAGAAATAGGACAGGTGGGGAATTCACATTTTCACACCCAGCCTTCTCATAATGCACATTAAATTTAGGCTTCCACTCCCAAAAAGAACTAGTTATTGGTGCACCACTTTCACCATTGTATTCATCTGGCAAGCCCGGAATTAAAACCTTAGGTATCGCCTCCCTCTCTTTTGGGAAACTACCTGCATCCTCTTCCCCACCAATTACATAACCATCATAGCTCCCACTCAAGACCTGTGAATTCAGATTTCTGAAACCTTGAACTGCATTTGATGAATTAGAACCTTTCTCACGATCGAGATTCTTTGAGAAACACCAACTGCTAATAGAATATCCTGAAAAGCCACTTCTAAAGTCGCGCCTAATACACAAAATTCTGTGTTCTCTAAATGACGGGGGCTTTGATTCGCACGATTGCGAGGCTTTCTTGACTAATTTCCACCTCAAGTTTACAACTTGGCAGTTTGGAGGGCAATTATAGGAGAGAATTTCCATACCCAGATAACTTTTTTTCCCCTGTCATGATCAAGCAGAGCAAATACTTCAGCAAAGATTTAAGtctttaccatttatttggttgcaaaagaattagaagaggaaaagaaagcTCCAAAAAATAgcagaatcaaatcaaatcaaattctcAGGCCCAATTCAACAGAAAATCATACttataaagttataaataaatagacaGTTATCAGAATCTTAATTTCCTTCTTGCCCATAGATTTCCAGGCCACCAAACACAGCTTCAAGAatgataagaaaagaaaaccaggtatgaattaaagaaaagtcTAAACTTGACTGCCCAGAAGATTTAAGGCCACAAACTTGTTAAAAGCTGATTCACTGCAGCATGCAAGCACTATAACTTGTTAGCAGATCAAGCATAACTAAGCCAAGTAcgcaaaaacaaataattaatactaaacaacattgaaaaagattttaaagaaagttatttatttattacctTTACCTTGGAGGTAGAAGTGTCATCAGAGGTTTTGCAATATTGGTGCGAAACTATATGCAGAGAATTATTCgatttgcttcttcttcttcttcttcttcttcctttataagaaaagaaaagaaaagaaaaaacgaCTTTATCGTATTTTTGCAAGTTTCCGGGTGAATTTTGGAAGAGTAGCTATCCAACTAGAAAAATCTAGCCTTCCTTCATGCATCTGCTTGTGATGTGAATGCTTGTATTTTCTGCtgccatttatatttttccatgtaattttttctttttctttcttgtgacttttatttttgggatccacGTGTTCCCCattctataaataaataatgaattttatatttgttataaatttcaaggaaaaaaattcttatcgGCTATTATTCTTACCTTAAACGTAATCGAACATTTATCaatatgaaaatattcatTCTGATTATACCGATGTGAGAGTgagaaaacataaatttttttactgaaCTTAACTTTACTgaactaaataattttatttatttatttattgagaatTTTCGTATATGAGGCGGGTTCAGacattgtttttaattctgATTTTAGTTGATTCCTGTCCCGAACCTTAATCCGCCCCATTACCATTTTTAAATCTACTCAACTTAATAATAAGCAAACACCTACCTAAATACTGCATTTTCACTTTAAATCTTTACTGTTAAACCAGATGGAACAGTCGgcaaaagggcaaaaaaaaaaaaaaaaaaaaatgttaaaccGTGATTTTaactctgtttttttttttaattgattttaactcaaaattgagTCATAAGTCAcaaggaaaattttcaaagagtTTTGGAAGAAAGAGCATGTGCGGCACATGGGACATGGCATTCCAGAATCCAGAGAGTATAGAAgctttgaaattatttttctggAAGACGTGAGAGTGAGATGGCAAAAAACCAGTGGCGTGTGGCATAATCCTTTGATGTGATtatgctgatttttttttttttttaatctcagtGCAGCAGGCCAATGGAAAGTTAGTCACTAGTCAAGTCTACAAAAATTGGATGACAAAGAATTAGGGAGCGCGGCAAAATCATGAATTTGGGTACAGAGAAGTTGAATCCTGAAGAGACAGTTAGCCGTACGCAAAGGAAACCATCATGCTCACGTTAAGATTGATTAGTTGAAACTTGCGTGCATCTGTTGTTGTTCAGACTTCGTTGTCATAAAATGGGACTCGGTCGGTGgaacaaaaaacaaatgagCTTTTACCACTGGTTCCTCAATTTTAGGGAGAAGCATACGGGCCAAGGACTagctgaaaataaaatattaaaaaggaGTGGAGCTATTAGCACCCCACTGATTGCCTCTTATAAAACTCTTTATTTTGAATGCACCCATTAATTAAagaactaaaattattatgt contains these protein-coding regions:
- the LOC102609773 gene encoding structure-specific endonuclease subunit slx1 produces the protein MRMVSMSLSGKFPAVKNRNPNPSKLSSSSSSPTPIRSQSQSKRTPNSNSRSWSVYLIISTNPPIKTYVGTTTNFPRRLKQHNGELRGGAKASQAGRPWISACIIQGFHDQSDACEFESKWKSISRRLPRKRKKSEDSSLHLLQHRQTALNRVKEVCNCSHLQIDWKLNPL
- the LOC107177604 gene encoding E3 ubiquitin ligase BIG BROTHER-related-like is translated as MEEATSFLFDMWQEHGKDVAPPKPDQPATFFVKFYVNFVVEYLPHRCHMNVRSVKETDFLARTILLDEINTVHDNMFIRMLELMPLTEVDKESIKKMVATKAKLVDNDPRNTARDCIPVVMSLRVFYKKPYTQGLDLAWTERLGRSIHNSVPALESAVGDLDNVVYEKGSCLEDQCAICLGGFCDGEEITRLPCFHDFHGACLEKWLDKSHLCPFCRFPLPVCRDTEAFWPRKILKSRKRVGMPYRHRVPAVRTRPDGVL
- the LOC102610088 gene encoding pheophytinase, chloroplastic, whose protein sequence is MEILSYNCPPNCQVVNLRWKLVKKASQSCESKPPSFREHRILCIRRDFRSGFSGYSISSWCFSKNLDREKGSNSSNAVQGFRNLNSQVLSGSYDGYVIGGEEDAGSFPKEREAIPKVLIPGLPDEYNGESGAPITSSFWEWKPKFNVHYEKAGCENVNSPPVLFLPGFGVGSFHYEKQLKDLGKDYRAWAIDFLGQGMSLPDEDPTPRSKEGDSTEEKNFLWGFGDKAQPWASELAYSVDLWQDQVCYFIKEVIREPVYVVGNSLGGFVAVYFAACNPHLVKGVTLLNATPFWGFSPNPIRSPKLARILPWSGTFPLPASVRKLIEFIWQKISDPESIAEVLKQVYADHATNVDTVFTRILETTQHPAAAASFASIMFAPQGNLSFREALSRCQMNGVPICLIYGKEDPWVKPVWGLQVKRQVPEAPYYEISPAGHCPHDEVPEVVNYLLRGWIKNLESQGSVALPLLDDEENIQSVIARDLEFVREESKKSVRVRIYGSRFSLWNWIGSFIKSRFRKVEMNSS